The region CGTTCCGGTAGAAATGCATCCGGTCGCCGTCCCAGCCCGCGGCGTAGGCGAAGCCGTAGTTGAGTGGGTCGAAGCGACTGATGGAGCCGTCCGCGGTGTAGTTGAGCCACTCTCGGGGCTGTACGATGTCCCCGCCGCTCCGGCCTTGGTAGTAGAGCGGGTAGACGAACATTGAGGCGACGCCGGACTGCCCGACCTCGGCGTAATCAGCCCGGTTCGGAGGCCGGAGTCGCTCCCACTCGCCGCTATGCTCGTCTTCGAGGGCGACTTGGGTGGGCGCGTCCTGCCTGTACTTTTCGGGGCTGATAACCTGCTCGGCACTCGCGGGCAGGTTGCTGTAGACGGCGTTGACCGCGTCCCAGCCACCCTGTCGGTACTGCGAGGCGACGAACGCCGGGCCGTCGCTGTAGGGCTGGAACTTCAGGAAGTAGACCCCCATGTTCGGCGGGGCACCGCCACCGCCGCCACCACCACCACCGCTGCTACCGGGAGTGACACAGCTCCCGTTCCACGCGCCGCCCTCGCCACAGCGGCGTTCGTAGCGCTGCTGGACGTAGTTGGCGTCGCCCTCGATGATGCCGGAGTTGGCGTTGGCGCCGTCTCGGGTTGTGCTCCGGATGCTCCCGAGGTCGAAATGTTGGTCCTGAAGTGCGTGTACGAGTTCGTGGCCCAGCGTGAACTCGTCGATTTTTGGGGACGTGGTGTTCTCCGAGACGATGACGATGGAGTCCCGGGACGGGGAGTAGTAGCCCAGCACGGAGTTCCCACGGTTCTCGTCTTGGACTTCGATGGAGTCCTTGGACTCCCCGACGAGCAGCATCGCTTCGAACTTCGTGTCGTCGAACAGCCGGAAGCTCTCGTTCAGTTCGCCACTCCGGGTGGAGTTGGCGAACCGCTCCCGGGAAATGATCTCGACGGGGACGGTTTCCTCGAACTCCAGTCCGCGGACGATCTCGATACGAGCCATCGCGCGAGCGACCGTCGCGTTGAGTTCCGCCTGGGAGAGGCCGTCCTCCTGGTTCACATCGATGGACTCGTTGTGCCAGTAGCCGTCCTCCCAGCCGAGTCGGTCAGATTCTGGATCCGCCGGCGCGTGATCGGTCGTGCTGCGGGCTGTCGACTCTTGTGCCACAGCTTCCGAGCCGACAGCAGTCCGAGCGGGCGTCGGCGCGGCCGACACCGCCGGCGCGAGGCTGCCGAGGACCAGCAGAACCACGGCGACCGTCGTGAGAGCGCGTCGCATAGCCACTACTGGTGGCGGGCGTGTAAAAAGACGCCGACGATGGAGACGAGAAACGCCTAAGAGCCTCACAGCCCAGCCACGCGTATGGACGACCCCGACCGCACCGCCGTCGTCGTCGTCGACATGCAGAACGGGTTCTGTCACCCGGACGGCAGCCTCTTTGCGCCCGACAGCGAGGCCGCCGTCGGTCCCGTCACCGACCTCGTCGCGCCCGCGCGCGAGGCGGGGGCCCGCATCGTCTACACCCGCGACGTCCACCCCGAAGGACAGTTCGACGGGAACCACTACTACGACGAGTTCGAGCGCTGGGGCGAGCACGTCGTCGAGGGGACGTGGGACGCCGAACTCCACGACGACCTCGACGTGCGGGAGTCAGACCACGTCGTCGAGAAACACACGTACGACGCCTTCCACCAGACCGAACTTGAGGGGTATCTCGATGCCCACGGCATCGACGACCTGCTCATCTGCGGGACGCTCGCAAACGTCTGCGTACTGCACACGGCCGGGAGCGCTGGGCTCCGAGATTACCGGCCGGTTCTCGTCAAGGACGCGTTGGGCTACATCGAAGAAACCCACAAAGAGTACACCATCGACCACGCTGACTGGCTGTTCGGCGAGGTCACGACGCTGGCGAACCTGACGTTCGACTAACGGAACAGCCGGTAGGCGGGCTGTCCCGTCGCCACCAGTTGCTCCTCGCCAGGCTCGCCGCCCCAGTCGACCTCGTCTGCGTCGGCAGGAACGGTGCTGGTGACCTCCACCTGGCTCACGCCAACCGTCGAGCCCGCTCGCACCACGTCGGCCGTCGCGTGGAGGTCGCCTGTCGCCCGCCGCAGATAGTTCACGTTCAGCGTCACCGTCGCCACGCCGGTGGCCAGCGGGTCTTCGGCGGCCAGCCGGAGCGCCAGCCCGCCCGCGGTGTCGACGAGCGTCGCCGCGACGCCGCCGTGGATGGTCGAACCCCCCGAGGAGGGGTTGGTGAGCTTCTCATCGAACGGCACCGAGAGTTCGATTCGCCCGCGCTCGACGTCGCCCACCTCGGTGCCGAGCCACGAGAGATAGCTGTGTTCCTCCTCGATGGCCTCACGCACGAATTCGGCAGCCCCCTCGGGCAACGGCGGCAGGTCGGTCATGGTTTCTATCTTGTCGCCCCGCCCAAGTAGCCGAGGATTCGACCCGACTCACGCAGAAAAGCGCCGCGTCCCGAGACAGCGAAGCGTGACGGTGGGTCGAGCGAGCTACTCCAGCCGAACTGGCGTGCCCGAATCGATTTCGACAGTGAGTTCCTCGCCGACAGTGAACTCGTGGCCCTCGTGGAAGACAAGCTTTGCACCGAAGGAGTCTCGGGAGGCGAACAACGAGAGTCCGGTCGCTCGCTGGCTGTTCGCCCGCACTCGAACGTCGGACCACGCTACGTCCGCGGTGCCTGTGGCATTGTCGCCGCCCGCCACTGGCCTCGCCCGTGGCGTCGCCGTCCCTACCTCGGTTCCGAGCAGTGAGAGTGGGCCGTCCGTCTCTGTGTAGGCGCCGCCACCCGAGTA is a window of halophilic archaeon DL31 DNA encoding:
- a CDS encoding hypothetical protein (KEGG: hut:Huta_0974 hypothetical protein) → MRRALTTVAVVLLVLGSLAPAVSAAPTPARTAVGSEAVAQESTARSTTDHAPADPESDRLGWEDGYWHNESIDVNQEDGLSQAELNATVARAMARIEIVRGLEFEETVPVEIISRERFANSTRSGELNESFRLFDDTKFEAMLLVGESKDSIEVQDENRGNSVLGYYSPSRDSIVIVSENTTSPKIDEFTLGHELVHALQDQHFDLGSIRSTTRDGANANSGIIEGDANYVQQRYERRCGEGGAWNGSCVTPGSSGGGGGGGGGAPPNMGVYFLKFQPYSDGPAFVASQYRQGGWDAVNAVYSNLPASAEQVISPEKYRQDAPTQVALEDEHSGEWERLRPPNRADYAEVGQSGVASMFVYPLYYQGRSGGDIVQPREWLNYTADGSISRFDPLNYGFAYAAGWDGDRMHFYRNGDGETGYVWRLVWDSPADATEFRDGYEQVLAYWGAERVSENIYCIPEGESEFADAFHVTVDGDTVTIVNAPTVEALGEVRSSVSDSVETETATQTESVDSAEPTTEPDGSPSPTSTESPGFTAVATVLALLGSVLLARRL
- a CDS encoding phenylacetic acid degradation-related protein (KEGG: hbo:Hbor_03990 hypothetical protein~TIGRFAM: Phenylacetic acid degradation-related protein~PFAM: Thioesterase superfamily); its protein translation is MTDLPPLPEGAAEFVREAIEEEHSYLSWLGTEVGDVERGRIELSVPFDEKLTNPSSGGSTIHGGVAATLVDTAGGLALRLAAEDPLATGVATVTLNVNYLRRATGDLHATADVVRAGSTVGVSQVEVTSTVPADADEVDWGGEPGEEQLVATGQPAYRLFR
- a CDS encoding isochorismatase hydrolase (PFAM: Isochorismatase-like~KEGG: hvo:HVO_1809 isochorismatase) produces the protein MDDPDRTAVVVVDMQNGFCHPDGSLFAPDSEAAVGPVTDLVAPAREAGARIVYTRDVHPEGQFDGNHYYDEFERWGEHVVEGTWDAELHDDLDVRESDHVVEKHTYDAFHQTELEGYLDAHGIDDLLICGTLANVCVLHTAGSAGLRDYRPVLVKDALGYIEETHKEYTIDHADWLFGEVTTLANLTFD